Proteins encoded in a region of the Mycolicibacterium chitae genome:
- a CDS encoding nitrate/nitrite transporter: MTTAAPSSTYAGQGVNLALATWVSTINFWAWNLIGPMSTTYAADLSLSATETSMLVATPILVGSLGRLVSGPLTDRFGGRVMLIAVTLASILPVLAVGFAGTIGSYPLLLVFGFFLGIAGTIFAVGIPFANNWYEPSKRGFATGVFGAGMVGTALSAFFTPRLVNAFGLMTTHVIIAAALALTALLSFFLLRNSSQFHPNTDPVLPKLLAASKLRVTWEMAFLYAVVFGGFVAFSNYLPTYIRAIYGFGPVDAGARTAAFALAAVLARPIGGALADRIPPKVVVLASLAGTAVMAFVEVFQPPADFWSAVSFTLLAVFLGIGTGGVFAWVAGRAPAKSVGSVTGIVAAAGGLGGYFPPLVMGATYDGQDNHYTVGLLLLVLTALIALAYTALFLHNREPQREEP, encoded by the coding sequence GTGACCACGGCAGCCCCGTCGTCCACTTACGCCGGGCAAGGCGTGAACCTCGCGCTGGCGACTTGGGTTTCGACGATCAACTTCTGGGCCTGGAACCTCATCGGGCCGATGTCCACCACCTATGCCGCTGATCTGTCGCTCAGCGCCACCGAGACCTCGATGCTGGTGGCGACGCCGATCCTGGTGGGATCGCTGGGCCGACTGGTCAGCGGGCCGCTGACCGACCGCTTCGGCGGGCGGGTCATGCTGATCGCGGTCACCCTGGCCTCGATCCTGCCGGTCCTGGCGGTCGGTTTTGCCGGCACCATCGGCTCCTACCCGCTGCTGCTGGTGTTCGGCTTCTTCCTCGGCATCGCCGGCACCATCTTCGCCGTCGGGATCCCGTTCGCGAACAACTGGTACGAACCGTCCAAGCGCGGATTCGCCACCGGCGTGTTCGGCGCGGGCATGGTGGGCACCGCGCTGTCGGCGTTCTTCACCCCGCGGTTGGTCAACGCATTCGGGTTGATGACCACCCACGTCATCATCGCCGCCGCGCTGGCGCTGACCGCGCTGCTGAGCTTCTTCCTGCTGCGCAACTCGTCGCAGTTCCACCCGAACACCGATCCGGTACTCCCGAAGTTGTTGGCGGCCAGCAAACTTCGCGTCACATGGGAGATGGCGTTCCTGTACGCGGTGGTCTTCGGCGGATTCGTGGCGTTCAGCAATTACCTGCCCACCTACATCCGCGCCATCTACGGCTTCGGTCCGGTCGACGCCGGCGCGCGGACGGCGGCCTTCGCGTTGGCCGCAGTGCTGGCCCGGCCGATCGGTGGCGCACTGGCCGACCGGATACCGCCCAAGGTGGTGGTGTTGGCATCGCTGGCCGGCACCGCGGTGATGGCCTTCGTCGAGGTCTTCCAGCCGCCCGCCGACTTCTGGTCGGCGGTCAGCTTCACCCTGCTGGCCGTGTTCCTCGGGATCGGCACCGGCGGCGTGTTCGCGTGGGTGGCCGGCCGCGCCCCGGCCAAGTCGGTGGGCTCCGTCACCGGAATCGTCGCCGCCGCAGGCGGTTTGGGCGGCTACTTCCCGCCCCTGGTCATGGGTGCCACCTACGACGGTCAGGACAACCATTACACGGTCGGTCTGCTGTTGCTCGTGCTCACCGCGCTGATCGCGCTCGCCTACACGGCGCTGTTCCTGCACAACCGCGAACCTCAGCGAGAGGAACCATGA
- a CDS encoding nitrate reductase subunit alpha, translating to MTTHIGGPVEELLARSGRFFTPGEFSEDLRTVTRQGGREGDIFYRDRWSHDKVVRSTHGVNCTGSCSWKVYVKDGIITWETQETDYPSVGPDRPEYEPRGCPRGAAFSWYTYSPTRVRYPYARGVLVEMYREARSRLGDPVLAWAEIQADPVRRRQYQQARGKGGLVRVSWAEATEMIAAAHVHTIKTYGPDRVAGFSPIPAMSMVSHAAGSRFVELIGGVMTSFYDWYADLPVASPQVFGDQTDVPESGDWWDAAYLMMWGSNVPVTRTPDAHWMAEVRYRGTKVVAVSPDYADNTKFADEWMPCAAGTDGALAMAMGHVLLTEFFVRQRVPFFVDYVQRFTDLPFLVKLEDRDGILVPGKNLTAADLGGDYADQENAAFKPVLLDGATDSVAVPRGSLGFRYGDEGVGQWNLDLGDVVPALTVARDGAESAYVALPRFDTLDGHGETLLRGVPVRRVGEHRVCTVFDLMLAQYGVSRPGLPGDWPTGYDDPRHPYTPAWQEPITGVSAEQTIRIAREFARSAEESGGRSMIIMGAGICQWFHGDATYRAVLALLLLTGSMGRNGGGWAHYVGQEKCRPITGWATMAMGSDWSRPPRQMAGTSYWYAHTGQWRYDGYRADALSSPLGRGRFRGQHTMDVLASATAMGWSPFFPQFDRSSLKVADEAKAAGRDVAEYVAEQLGSGELKLAVTDPDNPKNWPRVLNIWRANLLGSSSKGNEYFLRHLLGTTSNVQAAPTPEELRPNDVTWPEEIPEGKLDLLMSIDFRMTSTTLLSDVVLPAATWYEKADLSSTDMHPYVHAFSPAIDPPWETHSDFEAFGAVARAFSKLAAKHLGTRTDVVLGTLQHDTPGAMAYPGGTENDWRRTGETPVPGKTMGPIAVVERDYGAIADKWSTLGPLTERLGLTTKGITTHPDVEVQQLGAKFGVLDSGVAQGRPAITTAERMADVILALSGTSNGRLAVQGFRELERRTGRELVHLAEGSEERRISYADTQAQPVPVITSAEWSGSETGGRRYAPFTVNIEHLKPFHTLTGRMHFYLDHDWIEELGEQLPTYRPPLDMARLFGEPAVGTQDGLGLTVRYLTPHSKWSIHSEYQDNLFMLSLSRGGPTMWMSPADAEKIEVQDNDWVEAVNRNGVVVCRAVVSHRMPEGVVFVYHAQERTIDVPLTETTGTRGGIHNSLTRLLIKPSHLAGGYAQTAFAFNYLGPTGNQRDEVTVVRRRSQDVQY from the coding sequence ATGACCACACACATCGGCGGTCCGGTCGAAGAACTGCTCGCGCGCAGCGGGCGGTTCTTCACCCCGGGCGAGTTCTCCGAGGATCTGCGCACCGTCACCCGCCAGGGTGGCCGCGAGGGCGACATCTTCTACCGCGACCGCTGGAGTCACGACAAGGTGGTGCGCTCCACGCACGGCGTCAACTGCACCGGATCCTGTTCGTGGAAGGTGTATGTCAAGGACGGCATCATCACCTGGGAGACCCAGGAGACCGACTATCCCTCGGTGGGCCCCGACCGTCCGGAATACGAACCGCGCGGCTGCCCGCGCGGCGCCGCGTTCTCCTGGTACACCTACTCGCCGACGCGGGTGCGCTACCCGTACGCGCGCGGCGTGCTCGTCGAGATGTACCGCGAGGCCCGGTCCCGCCTGGGCGACCCGGTGCTGGCGTGGGCCGAGATTCAGGCCGACCCGGTGCGACGACGGCAGTATCAGCAGGCGCGCGGCAAGGGGGGCCTGGTGCGGGTCAGCTGGGCCGAGGCCACCGAGATGATCGCGGCGGCCCACGTGCACACCATCAAGACCTACGGACCCGACCGGGTCGCCGGGTTCTCGCCGATCCCGGCGATGTCGATGGTCTCGCACGCGGCCGGATCCCGGTTCGTCGAACTCATCGGCGGCGTGATGACGTCGTTCTACGACTGGTACGCCGACCTTCCGGTGGCCTCCCCGCAGGTGTTCGGCGATCAGACCGACGTCCCGGAGTCCGGCGACTGGTGGGACGCGGCCTACCTGATGATGTGGGGTTCCAACGTCCCGGTGACGCGCACCCCGGATGCGCACTGGATGGCCGAGGTGCGGTACCGGGGCACCAAGGTGGTCGCCGTCAGTCCCGACTACGCGGACAACACCAAGTTCGCCGACGAGTGGATGCCGTGCGCGGCCGGCACCGACGGCGCATTGGCGATGGCCATGGGCCACGTGTTGCTGACGGAATTCTTTGTCCGCCAGCGGGTGCCGTTCTTCGTCGACTACGTCCAGCGGTTCACCGATCTGCCCTTCCTGGTCAAGCTCGAGGACCGCGACGGCATCCTGGTGCCCGGCAAGAACCTGACCGCCGCCGACCTCGGCGGTGACTACGCGGACCAGGAGAACGCCGCGTTCAAACCCGTCCTGCTCGACGGTGCCACGGATTCGGTTGCGGTGCCGCGGGGTTCGCTCGGATTCCGGTACGGCGACGAGGGGGTGGGGCAGTGGAACCTCGACCTCGGCGACGTGGTGCCGGCCCTGACGGTCGCGCGCGACGGCGCCGAGAGCGCCTACGTAGCACTGCCGCGGTTCGACACGCTCGACGGGCACGGCGAAACCCTGCTGCGCGGGGTCCCGGTGCGCCGGGTGGGCGAGCACCGGGTCTGCACCGTCTTCGATCTGATGCTGGCGCAGTACGGCGTGAGCCGGCCGGGGTTGCCCGGCGACTGGCCGACCGGTTACGACGACCCCCGCCACCCCTACACGCCGGCCTGGCAGGAACCGATCACGGGGGTGTCGGCCGAGCAGACGATCCGGATCGCCCGGGAATTCGCCCGCAGCGCCGAGGAATCCGGCGGCCGCTCGATGATAATCATGGGCGCGGGCATCTGCCAGTGGTTCCACGGCGACGCCACCTACCGCGCCGTGCTGGCGCTGCTGTTGCTCACCGGTTCGATGGGCCGCAACGGCGGCGGCTGGGCGCACTACGTGGGGCAGGAGAAGTGTCGCCCGATCACCGGCTGGGCGACGATGGCCATGGGCAGCGACTGGTCGCGGCCGCCGCGGCAGATGGCCGGTACGTCGTACTGGTATGCCCACACCGGGCAATGGCGCTACGACGGCTACCGCGCCGACGCGTTGTCCAGCCCGTTGGGGCGGGGCCGATTCCGCGGCCAGCACACCATGGACGTGCTGGCCTCGGCCACCGCGATGGGGTGGAGCCCGTTCTTCCCGCAGTTCGACCGCTCCAGCCTCAAGGTCGCCGACGAGGCGAAGGCCGCCGGCCGCGACGTCGCGGAATACGTTGCCGAGCAACTCGGCTCGGGTGAGCTCAAGTTGGCGGTCACCGATCCGGACAACCCGAAGAACTGGCCGCGGGTGCTCAACATCTGGCGCGCGAACCTGCTGGGGTCCTCCAGCAAGGGCAACGAGTACTTCCTGCGGCACCTGCTGGGCACCACCTCCAATGTGCAGGCGGCCCCGACCCCGGAGGAGCTGCGGCCCAACGATGTCACCTGGCCCGAGGAGATTCCCGAGGGCAAGCTGGATCTGTTGATGTCGATCGACTTCCGGATGACCTCCACCACCCTGCTGTCCGACGTCGTGCTCCCGGCGGCCACCTGGTACGAGAAGGCGGACCTGTCGAGCACTGACATGCATCCCTATGTGCACGCCTTCAGCCCGGCCATCGATCCGCCGTGGGAGACCCATTCGGACTTCGAGGCGTTCGGGGCGGTGGCGCGGGCGTTCAGCAAGCTGGCCGCCAAACATCTGGGAACCCGCACCGACGTGGTGCTGGGCACCCTGCAGCACGACACCCCCGGTGCCATGGCGTATCCCGGTGGCACCGAAAATGACTGGCGCCGCACGGGCGAGACGCCGGTGCCGGGGAAGACGATGGGGCCGATCGCGGTGGTCGAGCGCGACTACGGCGCGATCGCCGACAAGTGGTCGACCCTGGGCCCGCTGACCGAGCGGCTGGGCCTGACCACCAAGGGCATCACCACCCACCCGGACGTCGAGGTGCAGCAGCTGGGCGCGAAGTTCGGTGTCCTTGATTCCGGTGTGGCCCAAGGCCGGCCCGCGATCACCACGGCCGAGCGGATGGCCGACGTCATCCTGGCACTGTCCGGAACCTCCAACGGCCGGCTGGCCGTGCAGGGATTCCGCGAGCTCGAACGTCGGACCGGCCGCGAGTTGGTCCACCTTGCCGAGGGCAGCGAGGAGCGGCGCATCTCCTACGCCGACACCCAGGCCCAGCCGGTGCCGGTGATCACCAGCGCGGAGTGGTCGGGCAGCGAGACCGGTGGCCGGCGCTACGCGCCGTTCACGGTGAACATCGAGCACCTCAAGCCCTTTCACACGCTCACCGGGCGGATGCACTTCTACCTCGACCACGACTGGATCGAGGAACTCGGCGAGCAACTGCCCACCTACCGGCCGCCGTTGGACATGGCGCGCCTGTTCGGGGAGCCGGCCGTCGGCACCCAGGACGGTCTCGGCCTGACGGTGCGCTACCTGACGCCGCACTCGAAGTGGTCCATCCACTCCGAATACCAGGACAACCTGTTCATGCTGTCGCTGTCGCGCGGCGGACCGACCATGTGGATGAGCCCGGCCGACGCCGAGAAGATCGAGGTTCAGGACAACGACTGGGTCGAGGCCGTCAACCGCAACGGTGTGGTGGTGTGCCGCGCGGTCGTCAGCCACCGAATGCCGGAAGGAGTGGTCTTCGTCTATCACGCCCAGGAGCGCACCATCGACGTGCCGCTGACCGAAACCACCGGAACCCGCGGCGGGATCCACAATTCGCTGACCCGGCTGCTGATCAAACCCAGCCACCTCGCGGGTGGGTACGCGCAAACGGCCTTCGCCTTCAACTACCTGGGGCCCACCGGTAATCAACGCGACGAGGTGACGGTGGTTCGTCGCCGGTCGCAGGACGTCCAATACTGA
- the narH gene encoding nitrate reductase subunit beta: MKVMAQMAMVMNLDKCIGCHTCSVTCKQAWTNRAGTEYVWFNNVETRPGVGYPRTYEDQERWRGGWIRDRKGRLRLRDGGRLAKLARIFSNPKLPSIDDYYEPWTYDYENLTSAPLGEHIPVAPPRSLITGEPMKVSWSANWDDDLGGSPEIVPHDPVLAKVNEEIKLELEETFMFYLPRICEHCLNPSCVASCPSGAMYKRSEDGIVLVDQDKCRGWRMCVSGCPYKKVYFNHKTGKAEKCTLCYPRIEVGLPTVCSETCVGRLRYLGLVLYDVDRVAEAASVPDEKDLYDAHRQILLDPNDPKVIAGARAEGISDEWIEAAQRSPVYALINTYKVALPLHPEYRTVPMVWYIPPLSPVVDAVSRAGRDGEDVGNLFGALESLRIPLEYLAGLFTAGDTKPVEAVLRKLAAMRSYMRDINLGRETQPHIPAAVGMTEEQIYEMYRLLAIAKYEDRYVIPTAYAPSHGNLEEPGCSLDFDGGPGMYESGPFGEASGGPVPIAVETFHALRNRQTTEGMAANSARPSRVNLLNWDGRGVPTGMFPGEERE; this comes from the coding sequence ATGAAAGTCATGGCGCAGATGGCGATGGTGATGAACCTCGACAAGTGCATCGGCTGCCATACCTGCTCGGTGACCTGCAAGCAGGCCTGGACCAACCGCGCCGGCACCGAGTACGTCTGGTTCAACAACGTCGAGACCCGCCCCGGCGTCGGCTACCCGCGCACCTACGAGGACCAGGAGCGGTGGCGGGGCGGCTGGATCCGGGACCGCAAGGGCCGGTTGCGGTTACGCGATGGAGGTCGGCTGGCGAAGCTGGCGCGGATCTTCTCCAACCCGAAGCTGCCCTCCATCGACGACTACTACGAGCCGTGGACCTACGACTACGAGAACCTGACCTCGGCGCCGCTGGGTGAGCACATCCCGGTGGCCCCGCCGCGCAGCCTGATCACCGGCGAACCGATGAAGGTGTCGTGGTCGGCGAACTGGGACGACGACCTGGGCGGCTCGCCGGAGATCGTGCCGCACGACCCGGTGCTGGCCAAGGTCAACGAAGAGATCAAGCTGGAACTCGAAGAGACCTTCATGTTCTACCTGCCGCGGATCTGCGAGCACTGCCTCAACCCGTCCTGCGTGGCCTCCTGCCCGTCGGGGGCGATGTACAAGCGCAGCGAGGACGGCATCGTGCTGGTCGACCAGGACAAGTGCCGCGGCTGGCGGATGTGTGTCTCCGGATGTCCCTACAAGAAGGTGTATTTCAACCACAAGACGGGCAAGGCCGAGAAGTGCACGCTGTGTTATCCGCGCATCGAGGTCGGGTTGCCGACGGTGTGCTCGGAGACCTGCGTGGGGCGGTTGCGCTACCTCGGGCTGGTGCTCTACGACGTGGACCGGGTGGCCGAGGCCGCGTCGGTCCCCGACGAGAAGGACCTCTACGACGCGCACCGGCAGATCCTGCTGGACCCCAACGATCCGAAGGTGATCGCCGGCGCCCGCGCCGAGGGCATCTCCGACGAGTGGATCGAGGCAGCGCAGCGCTCGCCGGTGTATGCGTTGATCAACACCTACAAGGTGGCGTTGCCGCTGCATCCGGAGTACCGCACCGTCCCGATGGTCTGGTACATCCCGCCGCTGTCGCCGGTGGTGGATGCGGTGAGTCGGGCCGGCCGCGACGGCGAGGACGTCGGCAACCTGTTCGGGGCGCTGGAGTCGCTGCGCATCCCGCTGGAATACCTCGCCGGGTTGTTCACCGCGGGCGACACCAAGCCGGTGGAGGCGGTCCTGCGCAAGCTGGCCGCGATGCGGTCCTACATGCGCGACATCAACCTCGGCCGGGAGACCCAGCCGCACATCCCGGCGGCGGTCGGCATGACCGAGGAACAGATCTACGAGATGTATCGGCTGTTGGCGATAGCGAAATATGAAGACCGGTACGTGATTCCAACGGCCTACGCGCCGTCGCACGGCAATCTCGAAGAACCCGGTTGTTCGCTGGACTTCGACGGTGGCCCGGGCATGTACGAGTCCGGTCCGTTCGGCGAGGCCAGCGGCGGGCCGGTGCCCATCGCGGTCGAGACCTTCCACGCCCTACGCAATCGGCAGACCACCGAGGGGATGGCTGCCAACTCCGCGCGGCCGTCCCGGGTGAACCTGCTCAACTGGGACGGCCGTGGGGTGCCGACGGGCATGTTCCCGGGGGAGGAGCGGGAATGA
- the narJ gene encoding nitrate reductase molybdenum cofactor assembly chaperone, producing MKLLNRVRGDTTLSDRAVWQAASLLLAYPDAERQQRLDTVADLLPHVRGSARDPLGRAHAGLGALELRSAAEDYVATFDLRRRCTMYLTYWTAGDTRNRGAAMHAFLSAYRESGAHAPKSEAPDYLPVVLEFAARVDPVAGRRLLVEHRVPIDVLCDALVESGSVYGDAVTAVCATLPRATEQEAQRAQRLAQAGPPAEAVGLQPFTLTVPPRRETGGNGHG from the coding sequence ATGAAGCTGCTCAACCGCGTCCGCGGCGACACCACGCTCAGCGACCGGGCGGTGTGGCAGGCCGCCTCGCTGCTGTTGGCCTACCCGGACGCCGAACGTCAGCAGCGCCTGGACACCGTCGCCGACCTGCTGCCGCATGTGCGCGGGTCCGCGCGCGACCCGCTGGGTCGGGCACACGCCGGGCTGGGTGCGCTCGAGTTGCGCAGCGCCGCCGAGGACTACGTGGCGACGTTCGATCTTCGGCGCCGGTGCACCATGTACCTGACCTATTGGACGGCCGGAGACACCCGCAACCGCGGCGCGGCCATGCACGCGTTCCTCAGCGCCTACCGGGAGTCGGGGGCCCACGCCCCGAAATCCGAGGCACCCGACTATCTTCCGGTCGTCCTCGAGTTCGCCGCCCGGGTGGACCCGGTGGCCGGCCGCCGGCTGTTGGTGGAGCATCGGGTCCCCATCGACGTCCTGTGCGACGCGCTGGTCGAATCCGGGTCGGTGTACGGCGACGCGGTGACGGCGGTCTGCGCGACGCTGCCTCGGGCCACCGAGCAGGAAGCGCAACGGGCGCAGCGGCTGGCGCAGGCCGGCCCGCCGGCCGAAGCCGTGGGCCTGCAACCGTTCACGCTGACCGTCCCGCCGCGGCGGGAGACGGGAGGAAACGGACATGGGTGA
- the narI gene encoding respiratory nitrate reductase subunit gamma gives MGELFWNVIPYVTLAIIIVGTWWRYRYDKFGWTTRSSQLYESRLLRIGSPMFHFGILVVIVGHFIGLVIPQSWTDAVGLSQHAYHVQAITLGSIAGVSTLVGITLLVYRRRTTGPVFMATTVNDKVMYVVLVAAIVAGLCATALGSGLVGEEHNYRETVSPWFRSIWVLQPRGDLMVQAPMYFQVHVLIGLALFCLWPFTRLVHAFSAPIGYLFRPYIVYRSREVAKDTELIGSQPHRRGW, from the coding sequence ATGGGTGAGTTGTTCTGGAACGTGATTCCGTACGTGACGCTGGCGATCATCATCGTCGGCACGTGGTGGCGCTACCGGTACGACAAGTTCGGCTGGACCACCCGTTCCTCGCAGCTGTACGAGTCCCGGCTGCTGCGGATCGGCAGCCCGATGTTCCACTTCGGCATCCTGGTGGTGATCGTCGGGCACTTCATCGGGCTCGTGATCCCCCAGTCGTGGACCGATGCCGTCGGCCTGAGCCAGCACGCCTACCACGTGCAGGCCATCACGTTGGGGTCCATCGCCGGGGTGTCCACGTTGGTGGGGATCACGCTGCTGGTCTATCGACGGCGCACTACGGGCCCGGTGTTCATGGCCACCACGGTCAACGACAAGGTGATGTACGTGGTGCTGGTCGCGGCGATCGTGGCCGGACTGTGCGCCACCGCACTGGGTTCCGGGCTGGTGGGCGAGGAGCACAACTACCGCGAGACGGTCTCGCCCTGGTTCCGGTCCATCTGGGTGCTGCAGCCGCGGGGCGATCTGATGGTGCAGGCGCCGATGTACTTCCAGGTGCACGTGCTCATCGGGCTGGCGTTGTTCTGCCTGTGGCCGTTCACCCGACTGGTGCACGCGTTCAGCGCGCCGATCGGATACCTGTTCCGCCCCTACATCGTCTACCGCAGCCGTGAGGTCGCCAAGGACACCGAGCTGATCGGCTCCCAGCCGCACCGCCGGGGTTGGTAG
- a CDS encoding cytochrome C oxidase subunit IV family protein: MTTTSEAPAPSHAAETRTLTWAWIALCVITIGSWWLAPAHFTERVDPSIPITALVLVLTFVKSRLVVRYFMEVRTAPRWLRRATDGWLVGLHLVIFAIYLF, from the coding sequence ATGACAACCACATCCGAAGCACCGGCACCGTCGCACGCCGCCGAGACCCGTACCCTCACCTGGGCGTGGATCGCCCTGTGCGTCATCACCATCGGGTCGTGGTGGCTGGCTCCGGCCCACTTCACCGAACGGGTGGACCCCAGCATTCCGATCACGGCCCTGGTGCTGGTGCTGACGTTCGTCAAGTCGCGGCTGGTGGTGCGCTACTTCATGGAGGTCCGCACCGCGCCACGCTGGCTGCGCCGAGCCACCGACGGCTGGCTGGTGGGCCTGCACCTGGTGATCTTCGCGATCTACCTGTTCTGA
- a CDS encoding cytochrome c oxidase subunit 3 family protein, with product MWIMVLGDILIFSGYFVIFMIYRAMNPEEFLRAQQHLDVNIGVLNTVILLTSSWFIARAVISARAGRHVQSIRLVYGAGICGVLFMVFKSYEWASKISAGHTNADTFYSFYYVITGVHLLHVLIGLIVLGVVIRELRNPARRRTSMVESGAVYWHMVDLLWVIIFGLLYVMR from the coding sequence ATGTGGATCATGGTGCTCGGCGACATCCTGATCTTCTCCGGCTACTTCGTCATCTTCATGATCTACCGGGCCATGAACCCCGAGGAGTTCCTCCGGGCCCAGCAACACCTGGACGTCAACATCGGCGTCTTGAACACCGTGATCCTGTTGACCAGTTCGTGGTTCATCGCCCGCGCGGTGATCTCCGCGCGGGCCGGCCGACACGTGCAATCGATTCGCCTGGTCTACGGCGCGGGCATCTGCGGTGTGCTGTTCATGGTGTTCAAAAGCTACGAATGGGCCAGCAAGATCAGCGCCGGCCACACGAACGCCGACACGTTCTACTCCTTCTACTACGTGATCACCGGTGTCCACCTGCTGCACGTCCTGATCGGTCTGATCGTGCTGGGCGTCGTCATCCGCGAACTGCGCAACCCGGCCCGCCGTCGCACTTCGATGGTGGAATCCGGCGCGGTCTACTGGCACATGGTGGACCTGCTCTGGGTGATCATCTTCGGCCTGCTCTACGTAATGAGGTGA
- a CDS encoding BCCT family transporter has product MDPRVFVPASLVIFGLIGFAVIYSSTAADAFGTLNAAVSDGIGWWYVLATTGFVGFAVYCGLSRVGTLRLGADHERPEFSFPAWLAMLFSAGMGIGLVFYGVAEPLTHYVSPPESMGVEGGTDAAANQAMALTMFHWGLHAWAIYVVVGLGMAYMTYRRGRPLSVRWLLEPLLGRERVEGWIGHAVDSVAIVGTLFGVATSLGFGITQIAAGLDYLGWIEINNWWVVGMIAAITAMATYSVVSGVSRGLKWLSNINMILAGVLAGFVLIAGPTLFLMQAWVQNLGSYVQSLPELMLRTGPFTDGAWLGTWTIFYWGWWISWAPFVGMFIARISRGRTVREFVGAVLLVPTVIGSLWFTVFGDSAILRQRNNDDMLVDGAVDTNTSLFELLNGLPLATITSVLAIVVIVFFFVTSSDSGSLVIDILSSGGELETPKVTRVYWSVLEGVAAAILLVVGGAGSLTALQTASIVTAVPFSVIMVIACVSMLRAFRYDLATTPSLMRVSEPEGLNGQRVSRREVSATLAGLVMVHQIAPGSYEVSPDTGELIIADPVDPLGDAPSSDGSDETDRAAD; this is encoded by the coding sequence ATCGATCCGCGGGTCTTCGTCCCGGCTTCGCTGGTGATCTTCGGGCTCATCGGGTTCGCCGTCATCTACTCCAGCACCGCGGCGGACGCGTTCGGCACGCTGAACGCCGCGGTCTCCGACGGCATCGGCTGGTGGTACGTGCTGGCCACCACGGGCTTCGTCGGCTTCGCGGTGTACTGCGGGTTGTCCCGGGTGGGCACCCTCCGCCTCGGCGCGGACCACGAACGCCCTGAGTTCAGCTTCCCGGCCTGGCTGGCGATGCTGTTCAGCGCCGGCATGGGGATCGGGTTGGTGTTCTACGGGGTGGCCGAACCGCTGACCCACTACGTCAGCCCCCCGGAGTCGATGGGTGTCGAAGGTGGCACCGACGCCGCCGCCAACCAGGCGATGGCCCTGACGATGTTCCACTGGGGCCTGCACGCCTGGGCGATCTACGTGGTGGTCGGCCTGGGCATGGCCTACATGACCTACCGGCGCGGCCGCCCGCTGTCGGTGCGCTGGTTGCTCGAACCGCTGCTGGGCCGCGAACGCGTCGAGGGCTGGATCGGGCATGCCGTGGACTCCGTCGCGATCGTCGGCACCCTGTTCGGCGTGGCGACCTCGTTGGGGTTCGGCATCACCCAGATCGCGGCCGGCCTGGACTATCTGGGCTGGATCGAGATCAACAACTGGTGGGTCGTCGGGATGATCGCGGCCATCACCGCGATGGCCACCTATTCCGTGGTCAGCGGCGTCAGCCGGGGCCTGAAGTGGCTGTCGAACATCAACATGATCCTGGCCGGCGTGCTGGCCGGGTTCGTCCTGATCGCGGGCCCCACCCTGTTCCTCATGCAGGCCTGGGTGCAGAACCTCGGCAGCTATGTGCAGTCGCTGCCCGAACTGATGCTGCGCACCGGCCCCTTCACCGATGGCGCGTGGCTGGGCACCTGGACCATCTTCTACTGGGGCTGGTGGATCAGCTGGGCGCCGTTCGTGGGCATGTTCATCGCGCGGATCTCCCGCGGCCGCACGGTCCGCGAGTTCGTCGGTGCCGTGCTGCTGGTACCGACGGTCATCGGATCGTTGTGGTTCACCGTGTTCGGCGACTCTGCGATCCTGCGCCAGCGCAACAACGACGACATGCTGGTCGACGGCGCGGTCGACACCAACACCTCGCTGTTCGAACTGCTCAACGGATTGCCCCTGGCGACGATCACCAGCGTGCTGGCCATCGTCGTGATCGTGTTCTTCTTCGTCACCTCGTCGGACTCGGGCTCGCTGGTGATCGACATTCTGTCCTCCGGCGGCGAACTGGAAACGCCGAAGGTGACGCGCGTGTATTGGTCGGTGCTCGAGGGTGTGGCGGCCGCGATCCTGCTGGTGGTCGGCGGCGCCGGGTCGCTGACGGCGTTGCAGACGGCCTCGATCGTGACGGCGGTGCCGTTCTCGGTGATCATGGTGATCGCGTGTGTGTCGATGCTGCGGGCGTTCCGCTACGACCTCGCCACCACGCCGAGCCTGATGCGCGTGTCGGAGCCGGAAGGCCTTAACGGACAACGGGTTTCACGCCGGGAGGTCTCTGCCACGCTGGCCGGCCTGGTGATGGTGCATCAGATTGCGCCGGGCAGCTACGAGGTCTCGCCGGACACCGGCGAGCTGATCATCGCCGATCCGGTCGATCCGCTGGGCGACGCTCCGTCGAGCGACGGTTCGGACGAGACCGACCGCGCAGCCGACTAG